A genomic segment from Peptococcus niger encodes:
- a CDS encoding class II fructose-1,6-bisphosphate aldolase yields MALVNVDTLLQAAEEGGYAVGAFNCNNMEIVQAIIGAAEAEKSPVIIQASQGAIKYAGLNYIVALVRTAAEAASVPVALHLDHGTSFEQVIQCIGRGFTSVMIDWSKHPLEENIRVTNQILQVARPLDVSVEAELGKIGGTEDNVVVSEREASFTDPDEAAYFVKETGIRSLAVAIGTAHGQYKGEPKLDFDRLTTIKEKVGIPIVLHGSSGVPDAALKEAIARGVRKINIDTNLREAFTDGVREVLAEKPNEIDPRKILGPAREKMQARVVEKIRIFGSNGKA; encoded by the coding sequence ATGGCTTTAGTGAATGTGGATACCTTGTTACAGGCGGCTGAAGAAGGCGGTTACGCCGTCGGCGCCTTTAACTGCAACAACATGGAAATTGTACAGGCAATTATCGGTGCAGCGGAAGCGGAAAAATCTCCGGTCATCATTCAAGCCAGCCAAGGGGCCATCAAATATGCCGGTCTCAATTATATTGTGGCCCTGGTGCGCACTGCTGCCGAAGCTGCCAGCGTTCCGGTGGCCCTGCACCTGGACCATGGGACCAGCTTTGAACAAGTGATTCAGTGCATTGGCCGCGGCTTTACCTCGGTTATGATTGACTGGTCAAAGCATCCCCTGGAAGAAAACATCCGGGTGACCAACCAAATCTTGCAAGTGGCCCGGCCCTTGGACGTTTCTGTTGAAGCGGAATTGGGCAAAATCGGCGGCACCGAAGACAATGTTGTTGTCAGTGAGCGGGAAGCCAGTTTTACCGATCCGGACGAAGCGGCTTATTTTGTTAAAGAGACCGGGATTCGGTCCCTGGCAGTTGCCATCGGTACGGCACATGGCCAGTATAAAGGCGAACCGAAGCTGGACTTTGACCGGTTGACCACCATTAAAGAAAAAGTGGGCATTCCCATTGTGCTGCACGGTTCTTCCGGTGTGCCGGATGCGGCTCTTAAAGAAGCCATTGCCCGTGGTGTGCGTAAGATTAATATTGATACCAACCTCCGCGAAGCCTTTACAGACGGCGTTCGTGAAGTATTGGCTGAAAAGCCGAATGAAATCGATCCGCGTAAAATTTTAGGCCCGGCGCGTGAAAAAATGCAGGCGCGGGTGGTGGAAAAAATTCGCATTTTCGGTTCAAACGGCAAAGCGTAA